The following are encoded together in the Acidovorax sp. KKS102 genome:
- the hisS gene encoding histidine--tRNA ligase: MNDILPPESARWEWLEAKVRDLMARYAYRNIRTPIVEPTPLFVRGLGEVTDIVEKEMYSFEDRLNGEQLTLRPEATAGVVRAVAEHSMLYDGGKRLYYMGPMFRHERPQRGRYRQFHQIGAEALGFPGAEVDAELILLASALWRDLGLQNVRLELNSLGQPDERKAHRAALIAYLEKHIDLLDEEARRRLHSNPLRILDTKNPAMQSVVEAAPRLIDFLGEESLAHFNAVKAILDANGVAWTVNPRLVRGMDYYNLTVFEFVTDQLGSQGTICGGGRYDYLIEQIGGKAAPAVGWALGVERVLELLKEQQSAPPSLAPDVYAIVPSTAVLPRAVTTAEQLRRHGIRVQMHAAPSLDGMGSMKSQFKKADASGAAYALVFGDDELSRGMVTVKALRDGAGEQTERPLESVAQWAATLQSTR, from the coding sequence ATGAACGACATCCTGCCGCCAGAGTCCGCCCGTTGGGAATGGTTGGAGGCCAAGGTGCGCGATCTGATGGCGCGCTATGCCTACCGCAATATTCGGACTCCGATTGTCGAGCCTACGCCGCTGTTCGTGCGGGGACTGGGCGAGGTCACCGATATTGTGGAGAAGGAGATGTACTCGTTTGAGGATCGCCTCAACGGAGAGCAACTCACCCTTCGCCCCGAAGCGACGGCCGGTGTGGTGCGCGCCGTCGCGGAGCACTCCATGCTGTACGACGGTGGCAAGCGGCTGTATTACATGGGCCCCATGTTTCGTCATGAGCGCCCCCAACGAGGACGCTACCGCCAGTTTCACCAGATCGGCGCCGAGGCACTGGGTTTTCCCGGCGCCGAGGTTGACGCAGAACTGATTCTGCTGGCCAGTGCACTGTGGCGCGATCTGGGCCTGCAGAATGTGCGCCTCGAACTCAACAGCTTGGGGCAGCCGGACGAGCGCAAGGCTCACCGGGCAGCATTGATTGCGTATCTGGAAAAGCACATCGATCTTCTGGACGAAGAAGCACGCCGACGGCTGCACAGCAATCCGCTGCGCATCCTGGATACCAAGAATCCAGCAATGCAGTCAGTGGTGGAGGCCGCCCCCCGGTTGATTGACTTCCTGGGCGAAGAGTCTTTGGCCCACTTCAATGCGGTTAAGGCCATTCTCGACGCCAATGGCGTGGCCTGGACGGTGAACCCCCGCCTGGTCCGCGGCATGGACTATTACAACCTCACCGTGTTTGAGTTTGTGACTGATCAGTTGGGCTCGCAGGGCACGATCTGCGGTGGAGGTCGCTACGACTATTTGATCGAACAGATCGGCGGCAAGGCCGCACCCGCAGTGGGTTGGGCGCTAGGGGTGGAGCGCGTTCTGGAGTTGCTCAAGGAGCAGCAAAGTGCACCCCCCTCTTTGGCGCCTGATGTTTATGCCATTGTTCCCTCGACGGCCGTGTTGCCCCGGGCGGTGACCACCGCCGAGCAATTGCGTCGACACGGTATTCGCGTCCAAATGCATGCGGCGCCTTCATTGGATGGCATGGGCAGTATGAAGTCGCAGTTCAAGAAGGCTGATGCCAGTGGCGCCGCGTACGCCCTGGTGTTTGGTGATGATGAGCTGTCTCGTGGCATGGTGACCGTCAAAGCCTTGCGAGATGGCGCAGGCGAGCAGACAGAGCGCCCGCTGGAATCAGTTGCCCAATGGGCGGCCACCCTACAATCCACCCGCTAA
- the ndk gene encoding nucleoside-diphosphate kinase, whose amino-acid sequence MAIERTLSIIKPDAVAKNVIGQIYARFEAAGLKIVAARMAHLSRLEAEQFYAVHKERPFFKDLVDFMISGPVMIQALEGENAILKNRELMGATDPKKAEAGTIRADFADSIDANAVHGSDAAETAQAEVAFFFPGLNIYSR is encoded by the coding sequence ATGGCAATCGAACGCACCCTCTCCATCATCAAGCCTGACGCAGTCGCCAAGAACGTCATCGGCCAGATCTACGCCCGTTTTGAAGCCGCCGGCCTCAAGATCGTGGCGGCCCGCATGGCCCACCTGTCGCGCCTGGAAGCCGAACAGTTCTACGCAGTGCACAAAGAGCGTCCTTTCTTCAAGGACCTGGTGGACTTCATGATCTCCGGCCCCGTGATGATCCAGGCCCTGGAAGGCGAGAACGCCATCCTGAAGAACCGTGAACTCATGGGCGCAACGGACCCCAAGAAGGCTGAAGCCGGCACCATTCGCGCAGACTTCGCAGACAGCATCGATGCCAACGCAGTGCACGGCTCCGACGCCGCTGAAACCGCACAAGCCGAAGTGGCATTCTTCTTCCCCGGCCTGAACATCTACTCGCGCTGA
- the ispG gene encoding flavodoxin-dependent (E)-4-hydroxy-3-methylbut-2-enyl-diphosphate synthase encodes MQDSPLDFGPVAIALPLPRRSRQAKVVWGSRVVTVGGDAPVRVQSMTNTDTVDAIGTAIQVKELAQAGSEFVRITVNTPEAAAAVPYIREQLDRMGESVPLVGDFHYNGHRLLTEFPDCAQALSKYRVNPGNVGKGDKRDKQFGQMIEAAMRWNKAVRIGVNWGSLDQELLAELMDTNSRRSTPWEARQVMYEALITSAIESARRAESMGMDGNQIILSCKVSGVQDLISVYRELARRCDYALHLGLTEAGMGTKGTVASAAALSVLLQEGIGDTIRVSLTPQPGEARTQEVVVASEILQALGMRVFVPSVTACPGCGRTTSTTFQDLAKQIDDFLRAQMPVWRVRYPGVETLRVAVMGCIVNGPGESKHADIGISLPGTGEAPAAPVFIDGEKAMTLRGDDIANEFHRIVEQYIEKRFGAGVAAV; translated from the coding sequence GTGCAAGACTCCCCACTTGATTTTGGGCCCGTAGCAATTGCTTTGCCCTTGCCACGGCGCTCGCGTCAGGCCAAGGTTGTCTGGGGTTCACGTGTGGTAACGGTGGGCGGGGACGCCCCCGTGCGCGTGCAGTCAATGACCAACACCGATACCGTCGATGCCATCGGAACGGCGATTCAGGTCAAAGAACTCGCCCAGGCGGGCTCGGAGTTTGTCCGCATCACGGTCAATACCCCCGAGGCGGCTGCGGCGGTGCCCTACATCCGCGAACAGCTGGACCGTATGGGTGAAAGTGTTCCGTTGGTTGGTGATTTCCACTACAACGGCCACCGCTTGCTCACCGAGTTTCCCGACTGTGCCCAGGCCTTGTCAAAGTATCGGGTCAATCCTGGCAATGTGGGCAAGGGTGACAAACGCGACAAGCAGTTTGGCCAGATGATTGAAGCGGCCATGCGCTGGAACAAGGCCGTGCGCATTGGTGTCAACTGGGGCAGTCTCGACCAGGAACTGTTGGCCGAGCTGATGGATACGAACAGCCGTCGCAGTACCCCCTGGGAGGCTCGTCAGGTCATGTACGAGGCCCTCATCACATCGGCCATTGAATCTGCGCGTCGTGCGGAGTCCATGGGGATGGACGGCAACCAGATTATCTTGTCGTGCAAAGTCAGCGGAGTGCAGGATCTGATTTCGGTGTACCGCGAGTTGGCGCGCCGTTGCGACTACGCTTTGCACCTGGGCCTGACCGAAGCGGGTATGGGTACCAAGGGAACGGTCGCTTCGGCGGCCGCTTTGTCCGTGCTGCTGCAAGAGGGCATTGGCGACACGATTCGTGTGTCGTTGACACCCCAGCCTGGCGAGGCGCGTACCCAGGAAGTGGTCGTGGCATCCGAAATCTTGCAGGCCTTGGGTATGCGGGTTTTTGTGCCCAGCGTCACCGCTTGTCCTGGATGTGGCCGTACCACCAGCACCACTTTTCAGGACTTGGCCAAGCAGATTGATGATTTCCTGCGGGCACAAATGCCCGTGTGGCGTGTGCGATATCCGGGCGTGGAGACTTTACGGGTGGCGGTCATGGGTTGCATCGTCAACGGCCCGGGTGAAAGCAAGCACGCGGACATCGGTATCAGCCTTCCAGGCACGGGAGAGGCGCCAGCCGCCCCGGTCTTTATCGACGGGGAAAAGGCAATGACCCTGCGCGGCGACGACATTGCCAATGAGTTTCATCGTATCGTCGAGCAGTACATCGAAAAGCGTTTTGGCGCTGGAGTCGCTGCTGTTTGA
- the pilW gene encoding type IV pilus biogenesis/stability protein PilW translates to MAGMVGRWRQIGRLTLTACSAVVCIWALQGCATNTSPAVSDADAGLVTPSDEPESRRRARIRLELASNYFELGQTVVALDEVKQSLSADPSYADAFNLRGLIYMRLNDYSQAEDSFRRALSLRANDANVLHNYGWLMCQQQKYAEADPYFARAIANPAYAARGKTWMARGLCQSGAGQFPEAEQSFLKAYEFDAANPVVGYHLAALLLRRNELSRAQFYIRRLNNSDFANSESLWLGIKVERALGDAVAMRQLAAQLRKRFPDSRELSAYERGAFNE, encoded by the coding sequence ATGGCGGGAATGGTTGGACGCTGGCGGCAGATTGGCCGCTTGACACTCACGGCATGCAGTGCGGTGGTTTGCATCTGGGCGCTTCAGGGGTGTGCAACCAACACCTCGCCTGCAGTCAGCGACGCCGACGCCGGCTTGGTAACACCGTCCGATGAGCCAGAGTCGCGGCGCCGCGCGCGCATTCGGCTGGAGTTGGCTTCCAACTATTTCGAACTGGGGCAGACGGTGGTGGCTCTGGATGAGGTCAAGCAGTCTCTGTCCGCCGACCCTTCCTACGCGGATGCCTTCAACCTGCGTGGTCTGATTTACATGCGGTTGAATGACTATTCGCAGGCGGAAGACAGTTTTCGCCGCGCCTTATCGCTGCGCGCAAACGACGCCAACGTTCTGCACAACTATGGCTGGCTGATGTGTCAGCAGCAAAAGTATGCGGAGGCTGACCCATATTTTGCGCGCGCCATAGCCAACCCCGCTTATGCAGCGCGTGGCAAAACCTGGATGGCGCGTGGACTGTGCCAGTCGGGAGCAGGACAGTTCCCTGAAGCGGAACAGTCTTTTCTGAAGGCCTATGAATTCGATGCGGCGAACCCGGTGGTCGGGTACCACCTGGCTGCGCTTTTGTTGCGTCGCAATGAGCTTTCGCGCGCGCAGTTTTATATCCGACGGCTCAACAACAGTGATTTTGCGAACTCCGAATCCTTGTGGTTGGGCATCAAGGTGGAGCGGGCTTTGGGCGACGCCGTGGCAATGAGGCAATTGGCGGCCCAGTTGCGCAAGCGTTTCCCGGATTCCCGGGAGTTGAGTGCATACGAACGCGGGGCTTTCAATGAGTGA
- a CDS encoding helix-turn-helix domain-containing protein has product MTAGGLLKEARQAAGMHIAALAVVLKVPVSKLEALEANDYTFLPDRVFVRALASSVCRTLRVDPAPILALLPQSQSPHLSLDSAGINAPLKGKGDAGKLPAVPFIGARSGSRSVVIWIIPLLLLAALVLFFAPRHSASVVSGDAVSEDLSASASESAVADVPSIMDHSVEVSSSALSVAPLAASASPAAFSGSSAVSLPLPASVASGVATSNATAADGAAGASAGPLVLRARSASWVQVRDANGVLALQRNLAAGETVSVSGPTPLAVIVGRADATEVTVRGKPFDLTAVARENVARFEVK; this is encoded by the coding sequence ATGACGGCGGGCGGTTTGCTCAAGGAAGCTCGGCAGGCAGCCGGCATGCACATCGCCGCCCTTGCAGTTGTGCTGAAGGTGCCTGTGAGTAAGCTTGAGGCTTTGGAAGCAAACGACTATACGTTTTTGCCTGATAGAGTGTTTGTGCGTGCGCTCGCCTCTAGTGTGTGTCGTACTCTCAGGGTCGATCCTGCACCTATTTTGGCTTTGTTACCTCAAAGTCAAAGCCCACATTTGTCACTAGACAGCGCCGGCATCAATGCGCCCTTAAAAGGAAAAGGAGATGCTGGTAAATTGCCTGCTGTGCCCTTCATAGGCGCAAGGTCAGGTTCGAGATCTGTTGTGATTTGGATTATCCCTCTGCTGTTGCTGGCTGCTCTGGTCTTGTTCTTTGCCCCTCGGCACTCTGCGTCAGTTGTTTCTGGTGATGCGGTGTCTGAAGATTTGTCAGCCAGCGCTTCGGAGTCTGCGGTAGCAGATGTACCCTCGATAATGGATCATTCCGTCGAGGTATCCTCCTCTGCATTGTCTGTCGCTCCCTTGGCGGCCTCAGCTTCTCCTGCCGCGTTCTCCGGATCTTCTGCTGTTTCATTGCCATTGCCTGCTTCTGTGGCCAGTGGCGTGGCGACGAGCAACGCAACCGCCGCTGATGGCGCGGCAGGTGCCTCCGCCGGGCCGCTGGTATTGCGTGCGCGCAGCGCGTCGTGGGTGCAGGTCCGCGATGCCAACGGAGTGCTGGCGCTGCAACGCAACTTGGCGGCTGGAGAGACGGTGTCGGTGTCAGGGCCCACGCCTTTGGCGGTGATCGTGGGACGCGCAGATGCCACCGAAGTGACTGTGCGTGGAAAGCCGTTTGATCTGACGGCTGTTGCCCGCGAAAACGTAGCGCGTTTTGAGGTGAAGTAG
- a CDS encoding pseudouridine synthase, whose amino-acid sequence MNDSTSENPAEVPGLNAADTVPAAKKPAAKRAPRKKAVAAPAEVAAPEAATAAQVGAPDPVVAAPAPEAAAVEAPAVAPESPAADVGAVVGDGSSEQRERGPRGARRERPPRSEGAGRDKRKAAPEVEGYQFEDVVSGRFDEEDASADAVPPKRVLLPQVETPKLHKVLAQAGLGSRLEMEQLILEGRISVNNEPAHIGQRIQFGDQVKVNGKPIRYRIDPPPARVIAYHKPVGEVVTHDDPQNRPTVFRKLPRLMQGKWQSVGRLDLNTEGLLLFTSSGELANKLMHPRFGLEREYAVRVLGALSNEEKQKLLDGVRLDDGMASFGSIEDGGGEGSNCWYRVTISEGRNREVRRMLESVGHAVSRLIRIRYGAMVLPRGLKRGAWLELDESDIRALVQAAGAGRPESVEGRPEGAAGGARNGRSRNRGRGGPRGDGSRRDIPQSAAPSGPRGQKPRRDGGPGPARGNNAAGGDRQRGGAAQPDPMKTSVGYIGMDSLSRHRQDKRRPGGGGPRRGGGGR is encoded by the coding sequence ATGAACGACTCGACCTCCGAAAATCCGGCCGAAGTGCCTGGGTTGAATGCCGCTGATACGGTACCTGCTGCCAAAAAGCCGGCTGCCAAGCGGGCTCCCCGCAAAAAGGCGGTGGCTGCCCCTGCTGAGGTGGCGGCGCCTGAGGCCGCGACTGCTGCGCAGGTGGGTGCACCAGACCCTGTGGTCGCAGCCCCCGCGCCTGAGGCTGCAGCGGTTGAGGCGCCGGCAGTCGCTCCGGAGTCGCCCGCTGCGGATGTGGGAGCGGTCGTGGGTGACGGCAGTTCGGAGCAACGGGAGCGCGGTCCTCGGGGAGCGCGCCGCGAGCGGCCCCCTCGCTCTGAAGGTGCGGGGCGCGACAAACGCAAGGCCGCGCCCGAAGTGGAGGGCTACCAGTTTGAAGACGTGGTGTCCGGTCGTTTCGACGAAGAGGACGCGTCTGCAGATGCAGTACCGCCAAAGCGCGTGCTGCTGCCGCAGGTTGAAACCCCCAAATTGCACAAGGTGTTGGCCCAGGCGGGTCTGGGTTCGCGCCTTGAAATGGAACAGCTGATTCTGGAAGGGCGGATTTCGGTCAATAACGAGCCCGCTCACATTGGTCAGCGCATCCAGTTTGGTGATCAGGTCAAGGTCAACGGCAAGCCGATCCGTTATCGCATTGACCCACCCCCAGCGCGTGTGATTGCGTATCACAAGCCGGTGGGCGAAGTCGTGACCCATGACGATCCTCAAAACCGACCTACCGTGTTCCGTAAGCTGCCTCGGCTGATGCAGGGCAAGTGGCAGTCGGTCGGGCGTCTGGATCTGAACACCGAGGGCCTTTTGCTGTTTACCAGCTCGGGCGAGTTGGCCAACAAGCTGATGCACCCCCGCTTCGGGCTGGAGCGTGAGTACGCCGTTCGGGTGCTGGGTGCTTTGAGCAATGAGGAGAAGCAAAAGCTGCTGGACGGTGTGCGCCTGGATGACGGCATGGCATCTTTCGGTTCCATCGAAGACGGCGGTGGCGAAGGGTCCAACTGCTGGTACCGGGTCACCATCTCCGAAGGCCGCAACCGTGAAGTGCGTCGCATGCTGGAATCGGTGGGTCATGCGGTCAGCCGCCTGATCCGCATTCGCTATGGAGCCATGGTGCTTCCGCGCGGTCTCAAGCGTGGAGCCTGGCTGGAGCTCGACGAGAGTGATATCCGCGCCTTGGTGCAGGCCGCGGGCGCTGGTCGACCCGAGTCGGTGGAGGGGCGTCCGGAAGGTGCGGCTGGTGGTGCGCGCAATGGCAGGTCGCGCAACCGTGGTCGTGGCGGCCCACGGGGCGATGGTTCGCGCCGCGACATTCCCCAATCGGCAGCCCCTAGCGGCCCCCGTGGTCAGAAGCCGCGCCGTGATGGTGGTCCAGGTCCGGCCCGTGGCAACAATGCGGCAGGCGGAGATCGCCAGCGGGGAGGCGCAGCCCAGCCCGATCCGATGAAGACCTCGGTGGGTTACATCGGTATGGACAGCCTTTCACGACACCGCCAGGACAAACGCCGTCCGGGCGGTGGTGGCCCTCGGCGTGGCGGAGGCGGGCGCTGA
- the der gene encoding ribosome biogenesis GTPase Der → MKPVIALVGRPNVGKSTLFNRLTKSRDAIVADFAGLTRDRHYGNGKQGKHEYIVIDTGGFEPDASSGIYREMAKQTQQAVAEADVVIFVVDARAGVSAQDHDIANYLRRLGKPCVLVANKAEGMLQGVQLAEFYELGLGEVYPVSAAHGQGIRSLVDIALELLNLPEPDDSDATLDKGVIKLAVAGRPNVGKSTLINTWLGEERLVAFDMPGTTRDAITVPFERNGQRFELVDTAGLRRKGKVFEAIEKFSVVKTLQAIESAHVVLLLLDATQGVTDQDAHIAGYILESGRAVVLAVNKWDAVDDYQRQLLERSIETRLAFLKFASLHFISAKKRQGLGPLWTSIAQAHRAATCKMSTPVLTRLLLEAVQFQSPKRAGMFRPKMRYAHQGGMNPPVIVIHGNSLEHVTDAYKRFLEGRFRKAFDLVGTPLRIEMKTSHNPFVDKDEA, encoded by the coding sequence ATGAAGCCAGTAATCGCCCTCGTGGGGCGTCCGAATGTCGGTAAGTCCACGCTTTTCAATCGTCTGACCAAGTCGCGAGACGCCATCGTCGCCGACTTTGCGGGACTTACGCGTGACCGACACTACGGGAACGGCAAGCAAGGAAAACACGAGTACATCGTCATCGATACGGGGGGCTTTGAGCCCGATGCCTCCAGCGGCATCTACCGCGAGATGGCCAAGCAAACCCAGCAGGCGGTCGCCGAGGCGGACGTGGTGATTTTTGTGGTGGATGCCCGTGCGGGTGTCTCGGCGCAAGATCATGATATTGCCAATTACTTGCGTCGCTTGGGCAAGCCCTGCGTACTTGTCGCGAACAAAGCGGAGGGCATGCTCCAGGGCGTCCAACTGGCGGAGTTTTACGAGCTGGGGCTGGGCGAGGTGTATCCCGTGTCCGCGGCCCACGGGCAAGGCATACGCAGTTTGGTGGACATTGCACTGGAGCTGCTCAATCTGCCCGAGCCAGACGATTCGGATGCAACGTTGGACAAGGGCGTGATCAAGCTCGCCGTGGCGGGACGTCCCAATGTGGGCAAGTCCACCCTCATCAACACATGGCTTGGTGAAGAGCGACTGGTGGCATTTGACATGCCAGGTACGACCCGCGATGCCATCACTGTGCCCTTTGAGCGCAACGGTCAGCGCTTTGAACTGGTGGATACCGCAGGATTGCGCCGCAAGGGTAAGGTGTTTGAGGCCATCGAGAAATTCTCTGTGGTGAAAACGCTCCAGGCCATCGAGTCTGCCCACGTGGTGCTGCTGCTGCTCGACGCCACCCAGGGTGTGACAGACCAGGACGCCCATATCGCGGGTTACATCCTGGAGAGCGGTCGTGCCGTGGTTCTCGCGGTGAATAAATGGGATGCCGTGGATGACTACCAGCGGCAGCTCCTGGAACGTTCCATTGAGACGCGACTCGCGTTTCTGAAGTTTGCTTCGCTGCACTTCATTTCCGCGAAGAAGCGTCAGGGGTTGGGCCCTCTTTGGACGTCGATTGCCCAGGCCCACCGGGCTGCCACTTGCAAAATGTCCACGCCGGTGCTCACCCGCCTGCTGCTGGAGGCCGTTCAGTTCCAGAGCCCCAAGCGGGCCGGGATGTTCCGGCCCAAAATGCGATATGCGCACCAGGGGGGCATGAACCCGCCTGTGATCGTGATCCATGGCAACTCCCTCGAGCACGTAACGGATGCCTACAAGCGATTCCTGGAAGGGCGCTTCCGCAAGGCGTTCGATCTTGTAGGGACTCCTCTGCGCATTGAGATGAAAACCTCTCACAACCCATTTGTGGACAAAGACGAGGCCTGA
- a CDS encoding tetratricopeptide repeat protein, translating into MANHLDLEEQEQLDQLKHFWNTWGTLISSVVIVVAGGAAAWNGYQYWQTRQATQAAALFDAVDVAARSADNARMEQAFADLKAKYAGTVQAGQAGLTLAKAMQGAGNADGAKEALAWVAEQSSDEGLKALAKLRLAGVLMDQKNYDAALKQLSGSFPPEFSSVVADRKGDVLALQEKRPEAIAEYTKAYKGFEDSVEYRRLVEIKLNALGVTLQGVTVAAAATATPAESK; encoded by the coding sequence ATGGCAAATCATCTCGACCTTGAAGAACAAGAGCAGTTAGACCAGCTCAAACATTTTTGGAATACCTGGGGCACTTTGATCAGCTCTGTGGTCATCGTCGTTGCGGGCGGAGCGGCAGCATGGAACGGTTACCAGTACTGGCAAACCCGTCAGGCCACGCAGGCCGCCGCTTTGTTTGATGCGGTGGATGTGGCAGCACGGTCTGCAGACAATGCCCGCATGGAGCAGGCTTTTGCTGATTTGAAGGCCAAATATGCAGGGACTGTGCAGGCTGGACAAGCGGGTCTGACGCTTGCCAAGGCCATGCAGGGGGCTGGCAACGCCGATGGTGCCAAAGAAGCGCTCGCCTGGGTCGCAGAACAATCTTCAGACGAAGGCCTCAAGGCGTTGGCCAAACTGCGGCTGGCAGGTGTGCTGATGGATCAGAAGAATTACGACGCAGCGCTCAAGCAACTGTCTGGCAGCTTTCCACCCGAGTTCTCGTCCGTTGTGGCAGATCGCAAAGGTGATGTGCTGGCACTCCAGGAAAAGCGCCCGGAAGCGATTGCCGAATACACCAAGGCCTACAAAGGGTTCGAAGACAGTGTGGAGTACCGCCGCCTCGTGGAAATCAAACTCAACGCGCTGGGGGTCACGCTGCAAGGTGTGACTGTGGCCGCTGCGGCAACCGCAACCCCTGCAGAGTCCAAATAA
- the rlmN gene encoding 23S rRNA (adenine(2503)-C(2))-methyltransferase RlmN yields MSTNLLEFDLDGLAAFCERLGEKRFRATQLFRWIHQRGASDFDAMSDLAKALRDKLKGCARVEALPVISEHVSSDGTVKWLFDVGDGNAVEAVFIPEDDRGTLCVSSQAGCAVGCRFCSTGHQGFSRNLTTGEIVAQLWFAEHSLRKRLQTDERVISNVVMMGMGEPLQNYSALVPALKVMLDDHGYGLSRRRVTVSTSGVVPMMDRLSQDCPVALAVSLHAPNDPLRDNLVPLNRKYPISELLDACNRYLQHAPRDFITFEYCMLDGVNDQVEHARQLIELVKRTGIRCKFNLIPFNPFPASGLLRSPHNQVQAFAKMLSDAGIITTVRKTRGDDIDAACGQLAGDVKDRTRAAERMAKQRTIVLKPVT; encoded by the coding sequence ATGAGTACGAATCTGCTGGAATTCGATCTGGACGGCTTGGCCGCGTTTTGTGAGCGGCTGGGGGAAAAGCGCTTTCGCGCCACCCAGCTGTTCCGCTGGATTCACCAGCGCGGGGCCAGTGATTTTGACGCCATGAGTGACCTGGCCAAGGCCTTGCGCGACAAGCTCAAAGGCTGTGCGCGGGTCGAGGCGCTTCCTGTTATCTCTGAGCACGTGTCTTCCGATGGCACGGTCAAGTGGCTGTTTGATGTCGGTGATGGCAACGCGGTGGAAGCCGTGTTCATCCCCGAGGATGATCGCGGGACGCTCTGTGTGTCATCCCAGGCTGGCTGCGCCGTCGGTTGCCGTTTCTGCTCGACGGGTCATCAGGGTTTCAGTCGCAATCTGACGACGGGCGAGATCGTTGCCCAGCTGTGGTTTGCAGAGCATTCGCTGCGCAAGCGCCTGCAGACCGACGAGCGTGTGATCTCCAACGTGGTCATGATGGGGATGGGAGAGCCGCTACAGAACTATTCGGCACTGGTCCCTGCGCTCAAGGTCATGCTGGATGACCACGGCTACGGGCTGTCGCGCCGCCGTGTGACGGTGTCCACGTCAGGCGTGGTGCCCATGATGGACCGTCTTTCGCAAGACTGCCCTGTGGCGCTGGCTGTTTCACTGCATGCGCCCAACGACCCTTTGCGGGACAACCTGGTGCCGCTCAATCGCAAGTATCCGATCAGCGAGTTGCTGGATGCCTGCAATCGCTACTTGCAGCATGCGCCCCGTGATTTCATCACCTTCGAATACTGCATGCTCGATGGCGTCAACGACCAGGTGGAGCACGCGCGCCAACTGATCGAGTTGGTCAAGCGCACTGGCATTCGCTGCAAGTTCAATCTGATTCCTTTTAATCCGTTTCCTGCATCAGGGCTGTTGCGGTCTCCGCACAATCAGGTGCAAGCCTTTGCAAAGATGCTGAGTGACGCGGGCATCATCACCACCGTGCGCAAGACGCGAGGGGATGACATCGACGCGGCATGCGGCCAATTGGCGGGGGACGTCAAAGATCGCACCCGTGCCGCAGAGCGCATGGCAAAGCAGCGCACAATCGTGCTCAAACCGGTGACTTGA
- the bamB gene encoding outer membrane protein assembly factor BamB, producing the protein MTSPINTRSGHLFFVRGLLAALVATTLTGCSLWSADKAKPVPADLGANVAVLGVRQAWTARVGSVAGLPLEPHVAGNVVTVASADGAVAALDARTGGDIWRVALAEPLSAAVGSDGKFAAVVSRNNALIVMDGGRERWRETLAAQVFTPPLVAGGRVFVLSADRSVSAFDLATGRRLWAQQRPGEPLILRQAGVLLAVGDTLVVGLSGRLVGFNPDNGSVRWEAPIASPRGTNDVERLVELVGRTSRVGETVCARSFQAAVGCVNTARGATLWTQPASGSEGIHGDADTIFGSESNGTLVAWRRADGSRLWSIDRLKYRKLTAPLLLGRSVVVGDDAGLVHLLSRTDGSPLNRLATDGSAIAAAPVVAADTLVVVTRNGGIYGFRPD; encoded by the coding sequence ATGACATCGCCTATCAACACAAGGTCTGGGCACCTGTTTTTTGTGCGGGGGCTGTTGGCGGCATTGGTGGCCACCACGTTGACTGGTTGCTCTTTGTGGAGCGCCGACAAGGCAAAGCCGGTGCCTGCGGACCTTGGCGCCAATGTGGCTGTCCTGGGGGTGAGGCAGGCGTGGACGGCGCGCGTCGGTAGCGTGGCGGGCTTGCCTCTTGAGCCCCATGTTGCTGGAAATGTCGTGACGGTGGCGTCCGCTGATGGCGCTGTGGCGGCCTTGGACGCGCGCACGGGGGGAGACATCTGGCGGGTGGCGCTGGCCGAGCCCTTGTCGGCAGCTGTGGGCAGCGACGGCAAATTTGCGGCGGTGGTATCGCGCAACAACGCACTCATCGTGATGGATGGTGGCCGTGAGCGTTGGCGTGAGACGCTTGCCGCACAGGTCTTCACTCCCCCCTTGGTCGCAGGCGGTCGGGTGTTTGTGCTGTCGGCAGATCGATCAGTGTCTGCCTTCGATCTTGCCACGGGCCGTCGTCTCTGGGCGCAGCAGCGCCCAGGAGAACCGTTGATACTGCGTCAAGCTGGCGTATTGCTTGCGGTGGGTGACACCCTGGTGGTGGGCTTGTCGGGCCGCTTGGTCGGATTCAATCCTGACAACGGCAGTGTGAGGTGGGAAGCGCCCATCGCCAGCCCGCGTGGCACGAACGATGTCGAGCGCTTGGTGGAATTGGTGGGGCGCACCAGCCGTGTGGGTGAAACCGTGTGCGCTCGGTCTTTCCAAGCCGCTGTCGGCTGTGTGAACACGGCCCGGGGGGCGACGCTCTGGACGCAGCCCGCCAGCGGGTCCGAAGGCATTCATGGCGATGCGGACACCATTTTTGGTTCGGAAAGCAATGGGACGCTTGTCGCTTGGCGCCGTGCGGATGGCTCGCGCCTGTGGAGTATCGACCGACTCAAGTACCGCAAACTCACGGCACCGCTGCTTTTGGGGCGCTCGGTTGTCGTCGGTGACGATGCCGGCTTGGTGCATCTGCTGTCTCGCACCGATGGCTCCCCCCTGAACCGACTGGCAACAGATGGTTCAGCCATCGCGGCTGCCCCGGTGGTGGCTGCAGATACGCTGGTGGTGGTTACCCGCAACGGCGGTATATACGGATTCCGTCCAGATTGA